AATCGGGGTTAAACCGCTCGATGGCTACCTGCGCGGCGAGCGTTGCGGGTTGGGTTCCCACCAAATCGACATGATGCTGTGGGTCTTGACCGTTTACCACCACCAATATCTCGATATTCCTATAATGTCCTGTGTAGGCAAGGGGAGGTAGCTTTCCGAAGTAGCCATCCTGCTGTACTAGGTTGAAATGCTGGATTAAAGGTTTTGCCTCGGCTGGCATGGCAACCAGCAGGCAGAGCTTTGATACGTTCATCTCTTCTTTTTCCTCAAAGTAACATCAAAAAAATTGATGAAAAATGAGTGGCAAGTGTTGCAAATGTGAATTAAGGTAAACATCTTTAAAACTTTCAAAGAAAGTTAAGGGAATAATGAGAAAGGTTGTTGTTTATTTAATCGTGGGGTTTACTGTAACCTCATGTGTCACTACGACTAAAGTCTACAGGAATCCAAACTACAAGATGAGTAAGAAGGATACTGTATACATCGAAAAGTCGGCCAATTCGTACATCTATTCGGATGCCCAACTTCAGAATGAGGGCAATATTGTAACGGCGGTCCCCGACAAGCAGGTGGCCTCGCTATACCGGGTGGATAGCTCTCTTTATAATGAGCTAAAGGCATTACGGTATAAGCCGGTAATCGTCGAAAAAGGGTGGAGAAATCCGAAGAAAGGGCTGGTGATCTCCTACAAGGATTACTGGGTGAACGAGAAGGATCCGGCTTTCTTCCGCTTTTGGTTAAAGGGGATGTCGTTGAAGGACTCATCGGTATCGATGGTGTACGAGGGCGCTCCAATCCCATCTACCGATGTTAAGCCCTCGCCCGAGAAGGAGATTAAGCGCTCGATCTTAGAACTGATAACTCCAGGAATTGAGCAGGAACCCGACGAAAACGATTTCTACATAAAGGAGGATGAAACGCTGCTTCCGAAATCGAAGTACTATGCTTCGGTTAACTTTGGCATGGGTAAAACCTTTGGGAATAGCTACAACAACATCCTTCCTTCCGAGAAGGACTATAAGGAGAGCTTGCGCAAGGGAACCATTGTCTCGGGCGATTTGGGCTACTTCTTTGCACCTTACTATGGGGTGGGGCTGTCGGTATCAAGCTTTACATCGGCAAAGAAGTCGGCAACCTTAACCAGCGAGAATCCCGATATTGCACCTCGCTACCTATCAGATCAAATCCGTATTCTTTATGTTGGTCCTACATTCTATGCTCGAACGCTAATGTTTAAGGGCCGTTTTGCATCCATCATGTCAGTTTCTGGAGGCTACCTAAAGTATACCGACGACCAGAAGGCGTTTACTTCTGGAACCTTTGAAACTGGTGTGTCGAACACAATCTCGGCAAGCGGATTGGGAGCAAGACTCGGTTTAAGTGTCGAATACAAGATTATTAAAAACCTTGGAGTTGGCCTTAGTGGAGGGTTAAACATGGGGCGCTTAGAGGTGACCGATAAGATGGCTCCTACCGACGAGCAAACCCAAAAGCTGTGGATGAACCACTTTACGCTGGGCGCAGGGGTGAGGTTCTACTACTAGTGGGTAGAAGTTAAACGGGAGTTAGTTGGAAATTATACTGAAGCTAAACGGAAGTGGAGCGTAGCGACATCCCGCCTAAGCGGGAGCTGGTAGAGCCGCAATGCTTGCGGCTCGGCATCGAATAAATAAGTAAACCTGACAGGTCTTTAAGACCTGTCAGGTTTATATGCAAAGCAAAAGGAGTAGCCGCAGCTACTCCTTTTGCTTTATTAGGTATGGCATCTTTTATTTTTCGAAGGCTAGAAACGCCCATTTGTTCCTTCGGTTCTCGCCAACTTTCTTAAGGCGAAGGGCTGCCGCCGATACCTCGATGGCGGGGATATCCTCCAAAAGAATACCGCTAAAGAAGATGGTGGCCCCCGGCTTCATGCTGCGGTAGTAGGTGGGCATATCGTTGATTAGGATGTTGCGGTTGATGTTGGCCAGCACCAGATCGTACTTCTCGGGGGTGGTGAGCAGCGCGGCATTGCCGCAGAAGACGTTGGTGCGGTCGGCGACCCCGTTAAAGGCGGCGTTCTCCAGCGCGCTCTCGTACGACCAGGTATCGATATCTATGGCATCAACCTCCTTGGCCCCTTTCATGGCGGCAAGAATACCCAGCACGCCGGTGCCGGTTCCCATGTCGAGCACGGTTTTACCCGCGCAGTTGTGCTTAAGGATGCCCGATGCCATCAGGTAGGTGGTCTCGTGGTGGCCGGTGCCGAAGGCCATCTTAGGCTCCATTACGATGCGGTACTTGTAGGGCTTGTCCACGTTGTGGAAGTGGGCCAGCAGGATGCACTCGTCGTCCACCACAATAGGCTCGAAGTTCGACTCCCAAACGGCGTTCCAGTTCTGCGAAACGATCTTGCTGTGCGCTACCGCTGCCGTTGCGCCAAAGTCTTGGGCAACCTGCCTTACGGTGTTGGCAATATCATCCTTAAAAAGATTCTCTTGAATGTAGCCGTTAAAGCCATTCTCGATGTCGTCGAAGCTCTCGAATCCGGCATCGGCCAGCTCGGCAACAAGAACGTCTGCCAGCTCCTGGCTGTAGGGGGTAAGGCTTACCTTTAGTTCGATGTAATCCATGGTATAGTGCTGTAAATAGATGGCAAAGGTAGGATTTGGATGGCGAACGGCAAAACCGATTGCGCCTGTTCGCCCATATTTGGATGAATAGGCCATTTTTGCCGGTGGCTATGTCCACCTCCGCCGCTGGCACAGCCCACCTCCGGCGCTGGGTATATCCACCGTCGATGCAGGCTATGGCCACCTCCGATGCAGGGTATGTCCACCGTTGTCGCTGGCATGATCCACCGTCGTCGCTGGCATAGTCCACCGTCGTTGCTGGCTATACCCACCCCCGACAGTGGCTATATCCACCGTCGTCGATAGGTTGGTCTATCGTCGTCGATAGGTTTACCTATCATCTTTAATATCCTCCGAAGGGGTATGAATAAGAAAAGGCGTGAGAGAACCCACGCCTTTCGGTATTTTGGTGTAATCCAATCCGGATTAGAACGATTTTGCGATGGCAATAAAGTCTGCAGCCACCAGCGATGCGCCACCGATCAAACCGCCGTCAACATCAGGTTGAGCGAAGATTTCGTTGGCGTTCGAAGGCTTGCAGCTACCACCGTAAAGGATGGCAACCTCTTCAGCCTGCTTTCCGAACTTAGCGGCAAGTACGCTGCGGATGAAGGCGTGCATCTCCTGAGCCTGTGCGCTGGTAGCGGTCTTTCCGGTACCGATAGCCCAAACGGGCTCGTAGGCAAGCACCACCTTGGCTAGCTCTTCGCTGCTTAGCTGGCAAACAACGGCCTCGATTTGGGTTTTAACCACGTCGAAGTGGATGTTCGACTCGCGCTCTTCCAGCTTCTCGCCGATGCAGAAGATAGGAGCAAGGTTATGCTTAAGTGCAAGCTTAGTCTTTTCGAGAAGAAGCGCATCGGTTTCGCCGTAGTACTCTCTACGCTCCGAGTGGCCAAGAATTACGTAAGTAGCGCCAGTAGCTGCAACCATCGCAGGAGCAACCTCGCCGGTGTAGGCGCCGCTCTCGTGGTTTGCGCAGTTTTGGGCAGCTAGGGCAACGCCGCTGTTAGCAAGCTGCTCGGCTGCTGGAATAAGGTGGGTAAATGGAGTCGATACGATTAGCTCAACGCCTGCTGGCACCTCGCCAACCTTTGCAAGTACGTCTGCAATTAGCGCCTTTCCCTCTGCTGGTGTGGTATTCATCTTCCAGTTACCAGCAACGATTTTTCTTCTCATGCTCTATGTAATTATGTTGATTCTCTAATAATGCTTTATCCGTTTAGACGAACGCGCGGATCGAGTAATCCGTAGCAGATGTCCGTTAGCAGATTAACGACCACAAAGATAATAGAAAAGGTAACGACACACCCCATAACAATGGGTAAATCGTACCCCGATAGCGCCTGAACCATTACAAAGCCAAGCCCTTTCCACCCA
This window of the Acetobacteroides hydrogenigenes genome carries:
- the prmA gene encoding 50S ribosomal protein L11 methyltransferase; translation: MAYSSKYGRTGAIGFAVRHPNPTFAIYLQHYTMDYIELKVSLTPYSQELADVLVAELADAGFESFDDIENGFNGYIQENLFKDDIANTVRQVAQDFGATAAVAHSKIVSQNWNAVWESNFEPIVVDDECILLAHFHNVDKPYKYRIVMEPKMAFGTGHHETTYLMASGILKHNCAGKTVLDMGTGTGVLGILAAMKGAKEVDAIDIDTWSYESALENAAFNGVADRTNVFCGNAALLTTPEKYDLVLANINRNILINDMPTYYRSMKPGATIFFSGILLEDIPAIEVSAAALRLKKVGENRRNKWAFLAFEK
- the tpiA gene encoding triose-phosphate isomerase — encoded protein: MRRKIVAGNWKMNTTPAEGKALIADVLAKVGEVPAGVELIVSTPFTHLIPAAEQLANSGVALAAQNCANHESGAYTGEVAPAMVAATGATYVILGHSERREYYGETDALLLEKTKLALKHNLAPIFCIGEKLEERESNIHFDVVKTQIEAVVCQLSSEELAKVVLAYEPVWAIGTGKTATSAQAQEMHAFIRSVLAAKFGKQAEEVAILYGGSCKPSNANEIFAQPDVDGGLIGGASLVAADFIAIAKSF